A genome region from Hymenobacter tibetensis includes the following:
- a CDS encoding MFS transporter yields MATGVAAAPSSTRTKPRLSFWQIWNMSFGFMGIQFGFALQNANTSRIFSNLGANPDDIPILWVAAPLTGLLVQPVIGYMSDRTWSPRWGRRRPFFLVGAILASIAMLIMPNSPTLWIAGGMLWIMDASINISMEPFRAFVGDKLPNEQYTSGFAMQSFFIGVGAVVASLLPTLLTKFGVANEAAAGIVPNSVKYAYYLGAAAFFLCVLYTVLTSTEYPPEDMEAFEREKSSVTFMQGVKETFSGALHMPKVMKQLAVVQFFTWFGLFCMWIFTTLAVTKHLYGTTDSKSAAFNEGANFVGEAFAMYSGISAVFSLLLPWVARKLSRKLTHMVCLTAGGLGLMSVAFITEPWMLLVSMVGVGIAWTSILSVPYAMLAGSIPAHKMGHFMGVFNAFIVLPQVCASLGLPAIMKQFPSLDPLNVVVLGGVLMVIAGIFTLRVDDNEKVALPLADDQPINPGYDPGAIPDTRV; encoded by the coding sequence ATGGCAACCGGCGTAGCGGCGGCTCCTAGCAGCACCCGCACAAAACCTCGTTTGAGCTTCTGGCAAATCTGGAACATGAGCTTCGGTTTCATGGGCATTCAGTTCGGGTTTGCTCTCCAGAATGCCAACACCAGCCGCATCTTCTCGAACCTCGGCGCCAACCCCGACGACATTCCGATTCTGTGGGTGGCGGCCCCGCTGACGGGGTTGTTGGTGCAGCCCGTCATCGGCTATATGTCGGACCGCACGTGGAGCCCTCGTTGGGGGCGGCGGCGGCCGTTCTTTTTGGTGGGCGCCATCTTAGCGTCGATAGCTATGCTGATTATGCCCAACTCGCCCACGCTGTGGATTGCGGGTGGCATGCTCTGGATCATGGATGCCAGCATCAACATCAGCATGGAACCGTTCCGGGCGTTTGTCGGCGACAAGCTGCCGAACGAGCAGTATACCAGCGGCTTCGCTATGCAGTCGTTTTTTATTGGGGTTGGGGCCGTGGTGGCGTCGTTGCTGCCTACGCTGCTCACCAAATTTGGGGTAGCCAATGAAGCCGCTGCCGGCATTGTGCCCAACTCGGTGAAGTACGCTTACTACCTCGGCGCGGCGGCATTTTTTCTGTGCGTGCTCTACACCGTGCTAACCTCAACCGAGTACCCACCCGAAGACATGGAGGCGTTCGAGCGGGAGAAAAGTTCGGTTACGTTCATGCAGGGCGTCAAGGAAACCTTCTCGGGCGCTTTGCACATGCCGAAGGTGATGAAGCAGCTGGCAGTGGTGCAGTTTTTCACGTGGTTTGGCCTGTTTTGCATGTGGATTTTCACCACGCTGGCCGTTACCAAGCACCTTTATGGCACCACCGATTCTAAGTCGGCGGCCTTCAACGAGGGCGCCAATTTTGTGGGTGAGGCCTTTGCCATGTACAGTGGAATATCGGCTGTATTTAGCTTGCTGCTGCCTTGGGTTGCTCGCAAACTGAGCCGCAAACTAACTCATATGGTTTGCTTAACGGCTGGTGGTCTTGGTCTTATGTCAGTGGCCTTTATCACTGAGCCCTGGATGCTGCTCGTATCGATGGTGGGCGTGGGCATCGCCTGGACTTCCATCTTGTCGGTGCCGTATGCTATGCTGGCCGGCTCGATTCCGGCGCACAAAATGGGCCACTTTATGGGGGTTTTCAACGCCTTTATTGTGCTGCCGCAGGTATGCGCTTCGTTGGGCTTGCCAGCTATCATGAAACAGTTCCCGAGTCTCGACCCACTGAATGTGGTGGTATTGGGCGGAGTGCTGATGGTTATAGCCGGCATATTCACGCTGCGCGTCGACGACAACGAGAAAGTGGCGTTGCCGCTTGCCGACGACCAGCCCATCAACCCCGGATACGACCCCGGTGCTATTCCCGACACAAGAGTTTGA
- a CDS encoding glycosyltransferase has protein sequence MLLSIIFLGLFFGLFIVFLVLLLLAKPAPAGTKARPRVSILIAARNEEATIERCLTSLTRLNYPSELMEILIADDASTDNTAAVVAHFIKDKPQFQLLSVRHRLGTARGKSNALAHLCRAATTDYFLLTDADMALAPEWVETMLAATETNNVGVVTGITTANSTVFGRLQGLDWLFGLNVIRLLSDTGVPVTSVGNNMLVTRAAYESIGGYEALAFSITEDLQLFSKIVAQGWGFRNLCDPRILGVTVPQPTMRHLLWQRKRWMKGAVRLPSQLSLLFGTYGIFYPFLFWPGLHTPLFMLGVYAAKILCQTLFLAITLRQVGRRESLGLLLLYEPYLCVMSLAVIGYTLWPGYIQWKQRRYQWAEG, from the coding sequence ATGTTGCTCTCGATTATCTTTTTGGGCTTGTTTTTCGGGCTCTTTATTGTGTTTTTGGTGCTGCTGCTGCTCGCCAAACCGGCCCCGGCCGGTACCAAAGCCCGGCCCCGAGTAAGCATTCTGATTGCGGCGCGCAACGAAGAAGCGACTATCGAGCGGTGCCTTACTTCCCTAACCCGCCTCAATTACCCGTCGGAGCTGATGGAAATTCTGATTGCCGATGATGCGTCTACCGACAACACGGCGGCCGTTGTGGCGCACTTCATCAAAGACAAGCCGCAGTTCCAGCTGCTGAGCGTGCGGCACCGCTTGGGCACGGCTCGCGGCAAAAGCAACGCCTTGGCTCACCTCTGCCGCGCCGCCACCACCGACTACTTTCTGCTCACCGACGCCGACATGGCCCTTGCGCCCGAATGGGTGGAAACCATGCTGGCCGCCACCGAAACCAACAACGTGGGCGTCGTAACGGGCATTACCACCGCCAATAGCACCGTGTTTGGCCGCCTCCAGGGCCTCGACTGGCTGTTTGGCCTCAACGTCATTCGGTTGCTGTCTGACACTGGCGTGCCAGTTACATCGGTTGGCAACAACATGCTTGTTACGCGGGCAGCCTACGAGTCCATTGGCGGCTACGAGGCGTTGGCTTTTAGCATCACGGAAGACTTGCAACTCTTCTCCAAGATTGTCGCGCAAGGTTGGGGCTTCCGCAACCTCTGCGACCCACGCATACTAGGCGTAACGGTGCCGCAACCTACTATGCGCCATCTGCTTTGGCAGCGTAAGCGTTGGATGAAAGGCGCTGTCCGGCTCCCTAGCCAACTTTCGTTGCTGTTTGGAACCTACGGCATCTTCTACCCCTTTTTGTTTTGGCCTGGTTTGCACACTCCCCTATTTATGCTTGGGGTATACGCCGCTAAGATTCTGTGTCAGACGCTGTTTCTGGCCATCACGCTCCGGCAAGTAGGCCGCCGCGAATCGTTGGGGCTGCTGTTACTTTACGAGCCCTACCTCTGCGTTATGTCGCTGGCTGTTATTGGCTACACTCTTTGGCCCGGCTATATCCAATGGAAGCAGCGCCGCTATCAGTGGGCCGAAGGTTGA